A genomic region of Glycine max cultivar Williams 82 chromosome 15, Glycine_max_v4.0, whole genome shotgun sequence contains the following coding sequences:
- the LOC100814039 gene encoding heat shock 70 kDa protein, mitochondrial translates to MASLLRSLRRRDVASASLSAYRSLTGSTKPAYVAHNWSSLSRPFSSRPAGNDVIGIDLGTTNSCVSVMEGKNPKVIENSEGARTTPSVVAFNQKGELLVGTPAKRQAVTNPTNTLFGTKRLIGRRFDDAQTQKEMKMVPFKIVKAPNGDAWVEANGQQYSPSQIGAFVLTKMKETAEAYLGKSISKAVITVPAYFNDAQRQATKDAGRIAGLDVQRIINEPTAAALSYGMNKKEGLIAVFDLGGGTFDVSILEISNGVFEVKATNGDTFLGGEDFDNALLDFLVNEFKRTESIDLAKDRLALQRLREAAEKAKIELSSTSQTEINLPFITADASGAKHLNITLTRSKFEALVNHLIERTKAPCKSCLKDANISIKDVDEVLLVGGMTRVPKVQEVVSEIFGKSPSKGVNPDEAVAMGAAIQGGILRGDVKELLLLDVTPLSLGIETLGGIFTRLINRNTTIPTKKSQVFSTAADNQTQVGIKVLQGEREMAADNKMLGEFDLVGIPPAPRGLPQIEVTFDIDANGIVTVSAKDKSTGKEQQITIRSSGGLSEDEIEKMVKEAELHAQKDQERKALIDIRNSADTTIYSIEKSLGEYRDKIPSEVAKEIEDAVSDLRKAMSEDNVDEIKSKLDAANKAVSKIGEHMSGGSSGGSSAGGSQGGDQAPEAEYEEVKK, encoded by the exons ATGGCCTCCTTGCTCCGCTCTCTCCGCCGCCGCGATGTCGCCTCCGCCTCCCTCTCTGCTTATCGCTCG TTAACGGGCAGCACCAAGCCAGCATATGTAGCTCACAACTGGTCTAGTTTGTCTCGACCATTCAG TTCAAGGCCTGCTGGAAACGATGTCATTGGTATTGATTTGGGTACAACCAATTCATGTGTTTCCGTTATGGAAGGAAAG AACCCCAAAGTTATTGAGAATTCTGAAGGTGCACGAACAACACCATCTGTGGTTGCTTTCAACCAGAAAGGGGAGCTGCTTGTAGGTACCCCAGCTAAGCGTCAAGCTGTAACTAACCCAACAAACACTCTCTTTGGTACCAAGCGGTTGATTGGTAGGCGCTTTGATGATGCTCAAACACAAAAGGAGATGAAAATGGTTCCATTCAAGATTGTTAAGGCTCCAAATGGAGATGCTTGGGTGGAAGCTAATGGGCAGCAGTATTCCCCTAGCCAAATTGGTGCCTTTGTTCTCACCAAGATGAAGGAAACTGCAGAAGCTTATCTAGGGAAGTCAATTTCTAAGGCTGTAATTACTGTACCAGCTTACTTCAACGATGCTCAGAGGCAGGCAACAAAAGATGCTGGTAGAATTGCAGGTCTTGACGTGCAGAGAATTATCAATGAGCCCACTGCTGCTGCACTTTCATATGGGATGAACAAGAAGGAGGGTCTCATTGCCGTTTTTGACCTTGGTGGTGGAACATTTGATGTGTCCATCTTAGAAATTTCTAATGGTGTTTTTGAG GTGAAAGCAACAAATGGTGACACTTTCTTGGGAGGAGAGGATTTTGACAATGCCTTGTTGGATTTTCTGGTGAATGAATTCAAAAGAACTGAGAGTATTGACCTTGCAAAGGACAGGCTTGCACTGCAGAGGCTTCGTGAAGCTGCTGAGAAAGCTAAGATCGAGCTGTCTTCAACATCTCAAACTGAGATCAACCTGCCTTTCATCACTGCTGATGCATCTGGTGCAAAGCATCTGAACATAACATTGACAAGATCGAAGTTTGAGGCTTTGGTGAATCACTTGATTGAAAGGACCAAGGCACCATGTAAAAGCTGCTTGAAGGATGCTAACATCTCTATCAAGGATGTTGATGAGGTTCTTCTTGTTGGAGGGATGACTCGAGTTCCTAAAGTCCAAGAGGTGGTTTCAGAGATCTTTGGAAAGTCTCCTAGCAAAGGAGTAAACCCTGATGAGGCAGTTGCCATGGGGGCAGCAATCCAAGGTGGTATTCTACGGGGGGATGTTAAAGAGCTACTACTCCTAGATGTAACACCACTCTCTCTCGGTATTGAGACTTTGGGTGGTATCTTTACAAGATTGATCAACCGCAACACTACTATTCCTACTAAGAAGAGTCAG GTCTTTTCAACGGCAGCTGACAATCAAACTCAGGTAGGTATCAAGGTGCTACAAGGCGAGCGGGAAATGGCTGCAGACAACAAAATGCTTGGAGAATTTGACCTTGTTGGTATTCCTCCTGCTCCCAGAGGTCTGCCTCAGATTGAGGTTACATTTGACATTGATGCCAATGGGATTGTTACTGTCTCTGCAAAAGACAAGTCCACTGGTAAAGAACAACAAATCACTATTCGGTCTTCCGGTGGACTCTCGGAAGATGAGATTGAAAAGATGGTCAAAGAAGCAGAGTTGCATGCTCAGAAAGACCAAGAGAGAAAGGCTCTCATTGACATTAGAAACAGTGCTGACACCACCATATATAGCATTGAGAAGAGTTTAGGTGAATACAGAGACAAGATTCCCAGTGAAGTGGCCAAAGAAATTGAGGATGCAGTTTCGGATCTGAGGAAGGCGATGTCAGAGGATAATGTTGATGAAATCAAGTCAAAGCTTGATGCTGCAAACAAAGCTGTATCCAAGATTGGAGAGCACATGTCAGGAGGTTCTAGTGGCGGTTCCTCAGCTGGTGGTTCTCAGGGTGGGGACCAGGCTCCCGAGGCAGAATACGAGGAGGTGAAGAAGTAA
- the LOC100819363 gene encoding transcription factor GTE7: MASAVLANRNEPNWQRHRGGGAGFMGKTPFSNPNSKLANSKRTQSASDDASSINRRSNDALTHSQYVTFNIASCTKKELNDFKNLLVSELEQIRKLRNQIESSEFQPGQSLNGHPKKPSSKKVSGNKRPWPSNSAKDLKRSHSEAGNLMKCCSQVLQKLMKHKHGWVFNAPVDIVGLKLHDYCDIIKQPMDLGTVKSNLSKNVYATPADFASDVRLTFNNALAYNPKGHDVYTMAEQLLARFEELYRPVHEKFEGSISHDRESEEELQASSWSHVEPERVKKKEKPPPPPPAKLQQEPPLPPASSSNPPLLQSPVRTPSPMRVPPVKPLKQPKPKAKDPNKRDMSLEEKHKLGLGLQSLPPEKMEQVVQIIRRRNGHLKQDGDEIELDIEAVDTETLWELDRLVTNYKKMVSKIKRQALMGNTNNNNNDAQSNKGNGELPASEKVDGAPVEVKKAKKVEAGEEDIDIGDEMPTSMFPPVEIEKDKDVAGGRGSSSSSSSGSSSSDSSSSSDSDSGSSSGSDSEADNGLS; this comes from the exons ATGGCTTCCGCCGTCCTTGCTAATCGGAACGAACCTAATTGGCAACGGCATAGAGGCGGTGGAGCTGGATTCATGGGAAAAACACCTTTCTCTAACCCTAATTCTAAATTAGCGAATAGCAAGAGGACCCAATCGGCATCCGATGATGCTTCCTCTATCAACCGGCGATCGAACGACGCCCTAACTCACTCTCAGTACGTTACCTTCAACATCGCTTCGTGCACGAAGAAGGAGCTCAACGACTTCAAGAATCTCCTCGTCTCAGAGCTCGAACAAATTCGGAAGCTAAGGAATCAAATCGAGTCCAGCGAGTTTCAACCCGGGCAGAGCCTCAACGGCCATCCGAAGAAGCCGTCGAGCAAGAAAGTTTCTGGCAACAAGCGGCCCTGGCCGTCAAATTCCGCGAAGGATTTGAAACGGTCGCATTCGGAGGCTGGGAACTTGATGAAGTGTTGCTCCCAGGTTTTGCAGAAGCTGATGAAACACAAACATGGGTGGGTCTTCAACGCCCCCGTCGATATAGTCGGATTGAAACTCCACGATTACTGCGATATAATCAAGCAGCCAATGGATCTGGGTACTGTGAAGTCGAATCTCTCTAAGAACGTGTACGCCACGCCTGCGGATTTTGCCTCTGATGTGAGATTAACTTTCAACAATGCACTAGCTTATAACCCTAAGGGTCACGATGTGTACACCATGGCGGAGCAGCTTCTGGCGAGGTTTGAGGAACTATATCGGCCGGTGCATGAGAAATTCGAAGGTAGCATAAGTCATGATCGCGAATCTGAGGAGGAATTGCAAGCCAGTTCGTGGAGCCACGTCGAGCCAGAGAGGGTGAAGAAAAAGGAGAAGCCTCCTCCTCCCCCTCCTGCGAAATTGCAACAAGAGCCTCCGCTTCCCCCTGCAAGTTCTTCAAACCCTCCATTGCTGCAGTCTCCGGTGCGCACGCCATCCCCAATGCGAGTCCCTCCTGTGAAGCCTTTGAAGCAACCAAAGCCGAAGGCTAAGGACCCCAACAAGAGGGATATGAGTCTTGAGGAGAAACACAAgttggggttagggttgcagAGTTTGCCGCCAGAAAAAATGGAACAGGTGGTGCAGATCATACGGAGGAGGAATGGACATTTGAAGCAGGATGGGGATGAGATCGAGCTAGACATTGAGGCTGTTGACACAGAGACCCTTTGGGAACTTGATCGATTGGTGACTAATTACAAGAAGATGGTTAGCAAGATTAAGAGGCAGGCATTGATGGGCAAcactaacaacaacaacaacgatgCGCAGTCTAACAAAGGCAATGGG GAATTGCCTGCTAGCGAGAAGGTTGATGGGGCGCCAGTTGAGGTGAAGAAGGCAAAGAAAGTAGAAGCAGGGGAAGAGGATATTGACATTGGGGATGAGATGCCAACGAGTATGTTTCCCCCTGTAGAGATTGAGAAAGATAAAGATGTTGCTGGAGGCCGTGGAAGTAGTAGTTCTAGTAGCTCTGGCAGTTCAAGTAGTGATTCCTCATCGTCAAGTG ATTCGGATTCGGGGAGTTCCTCAGGGAGTGATTCTGAAGCAGACAACGGGCTTTCGTAG
- the LOC100787296 gene encoding rDNA transcriptional regulator pol5, producing MGSSSKKRSSATEEQTLAAADAPKPLIKKPKNTTTDDDSQQQQQPSVKPMERKKKRKALDKERRRTTSQPEPEHAASEPKPAPPSTDSPSSSGGVMPEFHIGVFKDLAAASESAREAAAKQMVTELKAVQNAYDSREEKESGEGGLKLEAEKDDGLDNCASSVRYAVRRLIRGVSSSRECARQGFALGLTVLAGTVHNIKVDSFLKLVVNLLEVTSSMKGQEAKDCLLGRLFAYGALARSGRLTQEWNMEKSTPYIREFISVLISLANKKRYLQEPAVSIILDLVEKLPVEALVNHVLEAPGLQEWFEAAIEVGNPDALLLALKVREKISIDSSVFGKLLPNPFSSSQLFSADHLSSLSNCLKESTFCQPRVHSVWPVLINILLPNTILQLEDAASASNSLKKHKKSRKSSSSDEEIAKNLQNFCEIIIEGSLLISSHDRKHLAFDVLFLLLQKLPASLVPVVLSNKVVQCLVDVLSTKNTWLFKVAQHFLKQLSDWVGDDDVRRVSVIVAIQKHSNGKFDRITRTKHVKDFMSQFKTEPGCMLFIQNLMNLFVDEGNALEEPSDQSQTTDENSEIGSIEDKDSPRTNGNSDFLKSWVIESLPSILKFLKLDHEEKFRVQKEIMKFLAVQGLFTASLGSEVTSFELQEKFRWPKSPTSNALCKMCIDQLQLLLANAQKGEGSCPLANSVEPNDLGSYFMKFFGTLCNIPSVSLFRSLDDVDQKAVKKLQAMETRLSREERSRDCSTDANRLHALRYLLIQLLLQVLLHPGEFSEAASELVICCKKAFSTSDLPESSGEDDVEVDDAPELMDVLVDTLLSLLPQSSAPMRSSIEQVFKYFCGDITNDGLMRMLRVIKKNLKPARHPDAANADDDDDEDDDFIDIEEEEIDQAETGETGESDGQTDDSESVVEVEETDHGHSEASDDSDSGMDDDAMFRIDTYLAQIFKEKKNQAGGETAHSQLVLFKLRILSLLEIFLHENPGKPQVLMVYSNLAQAFVNPHTAEVSEQLGQRIWGILQKQIFKAKDYPRGDGVQLSNLESLLEKSLKLASKPFKRQKSASNLSKQSAAWNRQKMISSLAQTSTFWILKIIDSRNFAESELERIVLIFREVLVGYFDKKSQIKSGFLKEIIRRRPWIGHAIFGFILERCGSAKSDFRRVEALELVMEILKSLSTGNSDEQNASKKILKNSLDKLSHLLKELVTNMPSKPARRTEVQKFCVKALEILSKLNLTKNFVKTLAPDTQAALEAQLGEQFISLKKLEK from the exons ATGGGTAGTAGCAGTAAGAAAAGGAGCTCCGCTACCGAGGAACAAACCCTCGCCGCCGCCGATGCTCCCAAACCGCTCATTAAGAAACCGAAGAACACCACTACCGACGATGAtagtcaacaacaacaacaaccttccGTCAAGCCcatggagaggaagaagaagcgtAAAGCCTTGGACAAAGAGAGGCGCCGAACCACATCCCAACCCGAACCCGAACATGCAGCTTCGGAGCCCAAACCTGCGCCTCCGTCCACGGATTCACCTAGCTCTAGCGGCGGTGTTATGCCGGAGTTCCACATTGGAGTGTTCAAGGACCTCGCGGCGGCATCCGAGTCGGCGAGGGAAGCCGCCGCGAAGCAAATGGTGACGGAGTTGAAGGCGGTTCAGAATGCTTATGATTCGCGCGAGGAGAAGGAGAGTGGTGAGGGTGGATTGAAGTTGGAAGCAGAGAAAGACGATGGATTGGATAACTGTGCTTCGTCTGTGAGATACGCTGTTCGTAGGCTCATTCGCGGTGTTTCTTCATCCAGAGAG TGTGCACGACAAGGTTTTGCTTTAGGTTTAACTGTTTTAGCTGGCACGGTTCATAACATTAAGGTTGATTCATTCCTTAAACTTGTAGTCAATTTGCTGGAAGTAACTTCATCAATGAAGGGCCAG GAAGCAAAAGATTGTCTGTTGGGGCGCTTATTTGCTTATGGTGCTCTGGCTCGATCAGGAAGACTCACACAGGAGTGGAATATGGAGAAAAGCACTCCATACATTAGAGAATTTATCAGTGTGCTTATCTCTCTTGCAAATAAAAAGCGGTACTTGCAAGAGCCTGCTGTCTCAATAATTTTAGACTTGGTTGAAAAG ttACCTGTTGAAGCATTGGTGAATCATGTTCTTGAAGCTCCTGGGCTGCAGGAGTGGTTTGAAGCTGCTATAGAAGTAGGAAATCCTGATGCTTTGCTCCTCGCTTTAAAAGTTAGAGAAAAGATTTCTATTGATAGCTCTGTATTTGGTAAACTTCTGCCAAATCCATTCAGCTCTAGCCAGCTTTTCTCTGCTGATCACCTGTCCTCCCTGAGTAATTGCTTGAAG GAATCAACTTTTTGTCAGCCTCGTGTTCATAGTGTCTGGCCAGTTTTGATAAATATTCTGTTACCAAATACTATTTTGCAATTAGAAGATGCTGCATCAGCTTCAAACTCATTAAAGAAACACAAAAAGAGTCGAAAATCTAGCTCCTCTGATGAAGAAATTGCGAAGAATCTTCAGAATTTTTGTGAAATAATTATTGAAGGTTCCCTTCTCATCTCATCTCATGACCGTAAGCACTTGGCTTTTGatgttctgtttcttcttctcCAAAAGCTGCCGGCATCTTTAGTTCCAGTGGTTCTGTCAAACAAAGTTGTTCAGTGCCTGGTGGATGTACTATCGACAAAAAACACATGGCTGTTTAAAGTAGCACAGCATTTTCTGAAACAGCTGTCTGATTGGGTGGGGGACGATGATGTCAGAAGAGTTTCTGTTATAGTGGCTATCCAGAAGCACAGCAATGGAAAATTTGATCGTATAACACGGACAAAACATGTTAAAGATTTCATGTCACAGTTCAAAACTGAACCTGGTTGCATGCTTTTCATTCAGAACTTAATGAACCTCTTTGTGGATGAAGGTAATGCCCTTGAGGAACCTTCAGATCAGAGTCAAACTACAGATGAAAATTCTGAAATAGGGTCTATTGAGGATAAGGATTCTCCTAGGACCAATGGAAATTCTGATTTTTTGAAGAGTTGGGTTATAGAATCCCTTCCcagtattttaaaattcttgAAGCTGGATCATGAAGAGAAGTTCAGAGTACAGAAAGAAATCATGAAGTTTCTGGCTGTTCAGGGTCTCTTCACTGCATCACTTGGCTCTGAGGTGACTTCGTTTGAGTTACAGGAGAAATTCAGGTGGCCAAAATCTCCCACATCGAATGCTCTTTGTAAGATGTGTATAGACCAGCTGCAATTGTTGTTAGCAAATGCTCAGAAAGGGGAGGGCAGTTGTCCTTTGGCCAACAGCGTTGAGCCAAATGATCTTGGTTCATACTTCATGAAATTCTTTGGCACCTTATGCAACATTCCTTCAGTTTCCCTCTTCCGGTCTTTAGATGATGTGGATCAAAAGGCAGTAAAAAAATTGCAGGCAATGGAAACTAGATTATCGAGAGAG GAAAGGAGCCGTGACTGTAGCACTGATGCTAATAGATTGCATGCACTGAGATACTTGCTTATCCAGCTGCTTCTGCAAGTGCTTCTTCATCCAGGGGAGTTCTCAGAAGCTGCATCTGAACTCGTCATTTGCTGTAAGAAGGCCTTTTCAACTTCTGATCTTCCTGAGTCCTCTGGAGAAGATGATGTGGAGGTTGATGATGCCCCTGAATTGATGGACGTTCTTGTGGATACATTACTGTCTCTGCTTCCACAGTCATCAGCTCCTATGCGGTCTTCCATTGAACAG gtatttaaatatttttgtggtGATATCACTAATGATGGACTGATGCGGATGTTGCGGGTcattaagaaaaatttaaaacctGCAAGGCATCCAGATGCAGCAaatgcagatgatgatgatgatgaagatgatgacttTATCGatattgaagaagaagaaattgatCAAGCTGAGACAGGTGAAACAGGTGAGAGTGATGGGCAGACAGATGACTCTGAGTCAGTAGTTGAGGTGGAGGAGACTGATCATGGCCATTCCGAAGCTTCTGATGATTCTGATAGTGGGATGGATGATGATGCAATGTTCAGGATTGATACATATCTTGCTCAGATatttaaagagaagaaaaatcaagcTGGAGGTGAAACTGCTCATTCCCAGCTAGTGCTGTTCAAACTTAGAATCCTTTCGTTGTTGGAAATCTTCCTTCATGAAAATCCAG GTAAGCCTCAGGTTCTTATGGTTTACTCAAATTTGGCTCAGGCTTTTGTTAACCCTCATACAGCAGAAGTTAGTGAGCAGCTTGGACAACGTATATGGGGAATATTACAAAAGCAAATATTTAAAGCAAAGGATTATCCCAGGGGTGATGGAGTCCAGTTATCCAATCTTGAATCTCTGTTGGAAAAAAGTTTGAAACTAGCTTCAAAACCATTCAAAAGACAGAAGTCTGCATCTAACCTTTCAAAGCAATCAGCTGCCTGGAACCGACAAAAAATGATTTCTTCCCTTGCCCAAACTTCGACCTTctggattttgaaaattattgatTCAAGAAATTTTGCAGAGTCTGAACTGGAGAGGATTGTTCTAATTTTCCGTGAAGTATTGGTGGGGTATTTTGACAAGAAGTCTCAAATCAAATCTGgatttttgaaagaaataattcgAAGACGACCATGGATTGGACATGCTATATTTGGCTTTATTTTAGAGAGATGTGGAAGTGCCAAGTCAGACTTTCGACGAGTGGAAGCACTTGAATTGGTAATGGAAATATTGAAGTCACTGTCAACAGGGAATAGTGATGAACAGAATGCATCGAAAAAGATTCTTAAGAACAGTTTGGATAAACTTTCTCATCTGTTGAAAGAATTAGTGACTAATATGCCAAGTAAACCAGCAAGGCGGACAGAGGTACAGAAGTTTTGTGTTAAGGCCTTGGAGATTTTGTCTAAGCTTAACCTCACCAagaattttgtgaaaactttggCACCTGATACTCAAGCTGCCCTTGAGGCGCAACTTGGTGAGCAATTCATTAGTTTGAAGAAGCTGGAAAAATAA
- the LOC100817220 gene encoding zinc transport protein ZntB: protein MELAQHTVMENGVGEEMDGETSARVPLRERRVYPAHPSGLVRKRAYIFDCMGNFYHKDWDLADLFLKEEKESGVGEGRGNEFSWYHVELPKGNQKLSQSAQDLIGVFCPPLKLQDILSLVSNGPFCAHVDGALVFRVNSPGPPSSDFTFRIAARVTEHSVITVSLGRVPRLGFSRVGESLLSEIPSVESFSPLRGQQQERTVIKEHVLEFLLTMNHSEEADNPVPRSVSNLVVHIIDTHVDQIQDLVTKLEMELDSVELDLDKGGYALKKQMLDDRRFPKLHINLQRLLQVIAHGEQVYLRVKEKCSSKRWFASDDLNSLEELIGRLRRLKENVGFIVNRVTAIQAGLDSWQSEQINRKLYYLSFLSIIFLPLSIITGVFGMNVGGVPWTGQNAPELKDGFRNVILLCVAMLFLVLLCFIFPALYTRIAASWRNKRAMGRSWSLNRKSLLRRSLRIGEQERGGYLRI, encoded by the exons ATGGAACTAGCTCAGCATACAGTTATGGAGAATGGGGTAGGCGAGGAGATGGATGGTGAAACTTCAGCACGGGTTCCCCTCAGGGAGCGCCGAGTCTACCCTGCCCATCCTTCAGGCTTGGTGAGGAAGAGAGCTTATATATTTGATTGCATGGGGAACTTTTATCATAAAGATTGGGATCTAGCAGACCTTTttctaaaagaagagaaggaatcTGGTGTAGGAGAAGGTCGAGGGAACGAGTTTTCTTGGTACCATGTTGAACTACCGAAAGGAAATCAAAAGTTGTCACAATCTGCACAGGACCTGATTGGTGTTTTCTGCCCACCTTTGAAACTCCAAGACATTCTTTCACTTGTTAGCAATGGACCCTTTTGTGCACATGTAGATGGGGCACTTGTCTTCCGTGTTAATTCGCCCGGTCCTCCCTCCAGCGACTTCACGTTTAGGATTGCTGCTAGAGTTACGGAGCATTCAGTAATTACTGTGTCCTTGGGACGTGTTCCCAGGTTAGGCTTCTCCCGTGTGGGTGAATCTCTACTTTCCGAGATTCCTAGTGTTGAGAGTTTCTCTCCTTTAAGAGGTCAGCAGCAGGAAAGGACAGTGATCAAGGAGCATGTTCTTGAATTCTTATTGACTATGAATCACTCTGAGGAAGCTGACAACCCTGTGCCTAGATCTGTCTCAAATCTTGTAGTACACATAATTGACACACATGTAGATCAGATTCAAGACCTTGTGACGAAGCTTGAGATGGAGTTGGACTCCGTGGAGCTTGACTTGGATAAAG GTGGGTATGCTCTGAAGAAACAAATGCTAGACGACAGAAGATTCCCCAAACTGCATATTAATTTGCAGCGTCTCTTGCAG GTGATTGCCCATGGAGAGCAAGTATATCTCCGAGTCAAAGAAAAATGCTCTTCTAAAAGATGGTTTGCCAGTGATGACCTTAACTCCCTTGAAGAACTAATTGGAAGGTTAAGGAGGCTGAAGGAGAATGTGGGGTTTATAGTAAATCGTGTCACAGCAATTCAGGCTGGTCTAGACAGCTGGCAGTCAGAGCAAATAAACAGGAAGCTGTACTATCTTTCGTTCCTTTCAATAATATTCCTCCCTTTGTCCATCATAACAGGAG TCTTTGGCATGAATGTTGGAGGAGTTCCATGGACAGGTCAAAATGCTCCAGAGCTAAAAGACGGTTTTCGTAATGTCATATTACTTTGTGTTGCTATGTTATTTCTTGTACTACTCTGCTTCATTTTCCCGGCCCTTTATACCCGTATAGCGGCTTCCTGGCGAAATAAGAGAGCTATGGGAAGAAGCTGGTCACTGAACAGGAAGTCATTGCTCAGGAGATCATTAAGAATAGGAGAGCAGGAGCGAGGGGGCTATCTTCGGATTTGA